TCGACGTCCCGCTCACCGGGGGAGACGTCGTAGCCGACGACCTCGTGGCCCTTCTCGCGCAGGCGGGCGGCCATGTTGCCGCCCATCTTGCCGAGACCGATTATTCCGAGTTGCATCTGTGGACTCCCCCTTGGGCACCTGTGGACATGTGGAAGCCGCACGCCCGTGGCGCTGTGCGCGGGCGGCGGCCCCCGAACGACCGAATGGCCGGATGGTCGAACGGGTGTTCCGGTCAGCCGGAGAGGCGGACCGGCATGATCAGGTAGCGGTACTCGGGGGACGAGCCCTCCTCGGCCGGCTTGCCGGTGAGGATGGCGGGCTTGGTCGAGGTGGTGAAGTGCAGGCGGGCCACGTCGGTGCCGATGGCGCCGAGCCCGTCCAGCAGGAACCCGGAGTTGAAGGCGATCTGGATGTCTTCGCCGTCCAGTTCCGCCTCGAGGGTTTCCACAGCCTGTGCGTCCTCGCCGGTGCCCGCCTCGAGCACCAGGGCGCCCTGGGAGAAGGCCAGCCGCAGCGGGGTGTTGCGCTCGGCGACCAGCGAGACGCGCTTGACGGCCTCGATGAACTCGGAGCGGCTGACCTCGGCCACGGTGTTGAAGGTGTCCGGCAGCAGGGCGCGGTACTTGGGGAACTCGCCGTCCAGCAGACGCGTGGTGGTCCGGCGTCCGCCGCCCTCGAAGCCGAGCATTCCCTCGCCGGAGTCGCTTCCCGACAGGGCGATGGAGACCTCGGCCCCCGATGTGAGCGTCTTGGCGGTGTCGTGGAGCGTCTTGGCCGGAACCAGCGCGACGGCGGACAGCTCGGGGTTCTCCGGCTTCCAGCTCAGCTCGCGGACGGCCAGGCGGTAGCGGTCGGTGGAGGCGAGCGTGATGGTCTCGCCCTCGATCTCGACCCGGACGCCGGTGAGCATCGGGAGCGTGTCGTCACGCCCCGCGGCCACGGCGACCTGGCTGACCGCGGCGGCGAAGACGTCGCTGCCGATGGTCCCGCTGACACCGGGCATCTCCGGCAGGGACGGGTAGTCCTCGACCGGCATGGTGTTCAGGGTGAACTTGGCGCTGCCACAGCTGACGACGACCTTGGGGCCGTCCGTGGAGATCTCCACGGTCTGTGGAGGAAGGTTGCGGGTGATCTCGGCGAGGAGACGACCGGAGACCAGGGTCTGCCCGGCCTCCTCGGTCTCGATGTCCACCGCGACCTGCGCCGAGACCTCGTAGTCGAAGCCGGACAGGCGCAGCCGCTGGCGGCCGTCGGTCTCGCCGGCGTCCAGCAGGATCCCGGCCAGGACGGGGACAGAGGGGCGCGTCGGCAGTGTTCGCGCTGTCCAGGCGACAGCGTCGGCCAGTACGTCGCGTTCGACCCGGAACTTCACTTTCCGACTCACTTTCCGCAGGACCGGGGGACCGGTCGCAGCCTCAACGTTGCAGCTCGTGGGTGTCTCTTGGATCGGCCGGAGGGCTCCGTCCCCAGGGTGTGGACGGTGTCCGCGCCGGAGGCGGACCGAGCCACGGAAGCGGCCTCGGATCCCGTAGGGGCCACCGCTCAGATCTGGAGCGGCGGAGGACAGGGGCGAGACCACACGTTACCCGGATTCACCGGCTGCCGCTGCCAGCTCAGGACCGGACCGCCGTCGCCTCGATCTCGGGGCTTTGTCCACAGATTTTCCGCGAAGCTGTTTTGACGCCACATCTTGGTTAATGAAGGTGCGTCGTAGTAGTAGGGCCTGTGGATAATGTGGATAACCCTTGTTCTCGCAGGTCAGGCCGCGAATTTTTGTCCACAGGCCCTGTGGATGACCCTGTGTGTAACTCGGCCCGCCTGTGGACAGAAACAGGGGCCCACAGGTTGTCCACAGCTCGTCCACAGGTTCATCCACAGGTTTTCCCCAAGTTGTCCACAACAGGCGGTGGTGCGGTGATCCGATGACGGGTGGCTGTGTCCACAGGGCGACGGTGAGTTACCCACAGGGTTCGGGGGGTTGTCCACAGGTTATCCACAGTGTTGTCCACAGATTTGGCGCCCTTCCTGTGGATAACTTCGCCGAGAAACCTCAAAACTTTTTTCCGGAGCGCCGCACAGAGCTCGCGAAGCTGGACAAAGAGTCTGTGCACAGGGTTTTCCACAGGCTCCTCCCAAACTACGAACCCTGATCGTTGTCACGGTCCCTCGTCGCGGCCTTTTCCCGCTGGTGTGGGCAGGGCAACAGGCTCTGGAGACCCTGGAAACCAGGGGAAACAGTGTGTGTCCGGCACGGACGGTACGCCTCGGCCATGACACGGGCTTACCTCTCCACAGGGGAGAAACCCTCACACAAGCCTGTGGATAACTCTGTGCGGGCGGTTCCGGGGGAGCCCCGGAGACTGTGGACAGAGCGCAGGGGCGGGAGACGGCGCTCAGGCTGTGGACAGAGCCAGGGGCGGCAGGAGGCGGCCTCGGGCCGGAGGAAGGTGCTCCCGGGAGAAGAAGTGGGCACGGCGACACGGAGACAGCGACCCGCGGGCGCGTCGAGGGGCGGTCGACGGCCGGGACCGGGGGAGCGATGGCTCGGGAGAGAAGTCGACAGGGCGACAGGGGGACTTGTGGCCGGAAGAGAGGGGGAGGCCCCGCCTGATATGGCGGGGCCTCCCCCTCTATGTCTCTGTGTCCCCTGTGCCCTGTGCCCGGCTGAGGGGCACAGAGCCGACGGTCAGGTCAGCGAGGGCTGGTCCTTGATCCGGCTGGTGAGCTCGTGCACCTGGTTGTAGATGGAGCGCCGCTCGGCCATCAGTGCGCGGACCTTGCGGTCGGCGTGCATGACGGTGGTGTGGTCGCGGCCGAACTGCTGCCCGATCTTGGGCAGGGACAGGTCGGTCAGCTCACGGCACAGGTACATGGCGATCTGCCGCGCCGTCACCAGGACCCGGGAGCGGGAGGTTCCGCACAGGTCCTCCAGGCTGAGTCCGAAGTAGGCCGCCGTCTGGGACATGATCGCGCTGGCCGTGACCTCCGGAACCTCGGCGTTGGGGACCAGGTCCCGCAGCACCTGGCCGGTCAGGTCCAGGTCCACCGACTGCCGGTTGAGGCTTGCGAAGGCCGTCACCCGGATGAGTGCGCCCTCCAGCTCCCGGATGTTGGTGGAGATCTTGCTGGCGATGAACTCCAGCACTTCGGGCGGGGCGGCCAGGCCCTCCTGGGCCGCCTTCTTGCGGAGGATGGCGATCCGGGTCTCCAGCTCGGGCGGCTGGACGTCCGTCAGCAGGCCCCACTCGAACCGGCTGCGCATCCGGTCCTCCAGCGTGGTCAGCTGCTTGGGCGGCCGGTCGCTGGAGATGACGATCTGCTTGTCGGAGTTGTGGAGCGTGTTGAAGGTGTGGAAGAACTCCTCCTGCGTCTGCTCCTTGTTCTCCAGGAACTGGATGTCGTCCACCAGCAGTACGTCGATGTCCCGGTAGCGGCGGCGGAACCCGTCCGCCTTGCCGTCTCGGATCGAGTTGATGAACTCGTTGGTGAACTCCTCCGAGCTCACGTACCGCACCCTCGAACCCTCGTAGAGCCGGTGCGTGTAGTGGCCGATGGCGTGCAGCAGGTGGGTCTTGCCCAGCCCGGAGCCCCCGTGGATGAACAGCGGGTTGTATGCCTTGGCCGGGGCCTCGGCGGCCGCGACCGAGGCCGCGTGCGCGAACCGGTTGCTGGAGCCGATGACGAACGTGTCGAAGGTGTACTTCGGGTTCAGCCGCGCGTGCTCACCCGGCGGGATCTCCGGAGAGCGCCCGGGAGGAGAGGAAGGTGAGGGGGAGACCGGAGCGCTGTTCCGCGCGCCCTCCTCCTTGACGGGAGCGGGGGCCGGGGCGTCCTCGACCGGCTCGGCGACCTGCGGTTCCTCGGGCCCGCCCGGCGCAGCGGCTTCAGCCGGAGCGGGCTCCGGTGCGGGGGCCTGCGCGGCCGGGGTCTCCCAGCGGTTGGGCTGGTCCCAGGACGGATCCCCCCAGCTCTGCTGCTGCCACAGCTGTTCCTGGGTGGACTGTTCCCAACCCGGGGAGGCCGACCAGGAGGGCTGTCCCTCCTGCCCGCCCTGCGGCTGGGCCGCGGGCGCGGGCGCGGCGGTGTGCTGCGTGACCGGTGCCCGCGGTGCGGGGGAGTGGCTCTGGGGAAGCTGCTCCTGGTCGGCGGGGGCCCAACCGCCGGGCTCCGCGTACCGCGGCTCCTGGTGTTGCCGGGACGCCGCCTGCCGGGGGGCGGGCTGCTGTACTTCCTGCGGTGCCGGCGCCGAAGACCGTGCCGCCGCCGACTGCGGTTCCGGCTGCTGGGACGCGGGGCCGAGCAGGTCGGCTTGGGCCTCCTGCGCCCGGGCGTGCCCGGGGTGGGCGCCGAGCGCCTCGGAGGGGTGCGGGGCCTGCGCGGGGTACGGGGTCTCGGCGTGGGGCGGATCGGCCGGGCGCGCGTGCTGGCCGCGCGGCTCGTGCGCCGGGGTCTCCCGGGGCGCGGGCTCGTGGCCGGCGGGCTGCTCGGGTCGCGGGGCACCGGGGGTCGAGAGAGAGGTGTTCGTGCCCGTGTCTCTGCTCACGCCGTACGGCGCGGGGGTCGGCGGCGGGGTGGGCACGGCGGTGGGGTCCACGGTCACCGCGACCCGGATCTCCCGTCCCAGGTGCGCGGAGAGGGCCTTGCTGATCGCCGGGTAGAGGCGTGTCTCCAGGACCTTCTTGGTGAACTCGTTGGGCGCTGCGATCAGCGCCGTGTCCTCGATCAGACCCAGTGGCCGGGTCTGCGGCAGCCATGCGCGCTGGTGTGCGGGCAGGGAGTCGTTGTCGATCCCGTCCAACACGCTTGACCAGACCATTGCGAGGTTGACCTGTGCGTCAGCCAAGGTGACCTGCCATGGTTGCTGTCCCTTCGGTGCGGATCTGTTCGGAGCGGATTGGAAGCGGTGAGGGGACGGGGGAGGTTGTACGGCGTGTATCGGGCGCGTGGGAACCCGGGGGTCCACAGATCCCATTGTCCTCCCCTGCGGGGGGTGCCGGGGCAGGGGAGCCGGTACGGGAGCGGTCGGTTCGGACGTTCGGAGCCTGTGGACAACCGAACCGGCCCGCGGCGGCCAAGGGTTTGACTACCCCTGGGTATCCACAGGTTCGCGAGGTTGTCCACAAGTTGTGCACAGGTTTATCCACAGGATGGCAGTCCCCTGTGTGTTCTGTGAAGTTATCCACAATGCGCAGGCCAGGGCGTGTGTAGGCAAGTTATCCACAGCTTTGGGGCGGCTGCGGACGGCCGCAGGGGAGAGTTATCCACAGGTTGAGGTTATCCACAGCCCTCGCCTCCTGTGGAAGTCTCGCGCGCTGTGGACAACCGGTTGTCCACAGGCGGCGGGGTAGACTGTGCACAGTGGCGTCCGCCACCGGTTACGGCCCACCCGCCAGCAGCCGCGGGCGGGTCCGTCGGCAGGTCTGATTTGACCACGACCCGACCAGGTCGTATGTTCTTTATGCTTATGCCGATGATTCTGCCTGCGCTCGTGTTTTCTCGCGAAGCGCGGCCACGGCACACGCACTGTAAGGCCCCGCATATCCTGGGGGTCTGTCGTAGTACTTTCCTGACACGCCCCTGGAGCCAGTAGTGAGCAAGCGTACGTTTCAGCCGAACAACCGGCGTCGCGCGAAGGTCCACGGCTTCCGGCTGCGCATGCGTACGCGCGCCGGTCGCGCCATCATCGCCTCGCGACGTCGTAAGGGACGCGCCGCGCTGACCGTGAGCCACTAGGCCACGTCTAGCCTCAAGTCTTCACTGGGACCGGTCCGGCCTTCTCGCCGGCCGGTCCCTTTGTCGTGGGGCACGGAACCGGTAGCCGAGGGCCGTGCCGCACCCCTCTCCCGGAGGAACGCCGATGTTGTCGCCGGAGAACCGGATGCGCCGCAGCGCCGAGTTCGGAACGGTCATGCGTTCGGGGCGGCGCGCCTCGCGTGACGCCCTGGGCGTGGTCTACCTCGCCCCCCGGCAACCCGCTGACAGCAGTACTGACACCGACGCCCCGGCACCGCCGCGCGTCGGTTTCGTCGTGAGCAAGGCCGTTGGCGGGGCCGTGGTGCGCAAGCGCGTACAGCGGCGCCTGCGCCACGTGGTACGGGCACGGTTGGCTGATCTGCCAAACGGTAGCCTTCTGGTAGTGCGTGCCAAGCCCTCGGCCGCGTCCCTGCGGCAGGAGGAGCTGGCGGTACAACTCGACAGCGCGATCGCCGCGGCTCAGCGTCCCCGAGGGGCCGCCAAACGCCGACGCGGCCGCGGGGGCCCGCGCCCCGAACCGGTCGAGTCGGCGAAGAGTGAAGCAGACGGCGACCGCCGCCCTCAGGAGGGCGGAGAACGGTGGACGCAGCAATGACCGAGCACAGACCGACGGCCTTCGCACGGTTGTTGATCCTGCCCATCCGCGGTTACCAGCGTTTTATCAGCCCGCTCTTTCCTCCGGTCTGTCGTTTCTACCCTTCGTGCAGCGCGTACGGCGTCGAGGCGCTCCGCGTGCACGGAGGTCCCCGCGGGTTGTGGCTGACGGTCAGGCGGATCGCCCGCTGTCACCCCTTCCACCCCGGGGGTCTTGATCCGGTTCCGCCGCCCAAGGGGCGCCGGAACGAGGAGTCCGAGGAGTCTGCGGACGGAACCGGGCACACCGGCGCCGCATCCGGGGACCAGTAGCTGAACCGAATCACCGAGGAGTTGGCCGGTGCTGGACTGGCTTTACAACATCATCGGCCACGTATTGGTCTGGATCCACTCGGGTCTGACCTTCGTCGGCCTGAACCCCGACAGCGGCTGGGCCTGGGGCCTGTCCATCGTGCTGCTCACCTGTCTGATGCGACTCCTGATGGTGCCGCTGTTCGTCAAGCAGATGAACACGCAGCGCAAGATGCAGGAAGTGCAGCCGAAGATCATGAAGCTTCGGGAGCGCTACAAGCACGACAAGGAGCGACTCCAGAAGGAGTCGATGAAGCTCTACCAGGAGAGCGGCACCAACCCCATCATGGGCTGCCTCCCGCTGTTGCTCCAGATGCCGGTCTTCTTCGCGCTGTTCAGCGTGCTGCGCAGCGTCGCCGAGGGCCACGCCCGCTACGGCTTCACCGAGGAGCTCGCCAACAACGCCCGTGAGGCGATGATCTTCGCGGCCCCGATCGCCGCCCAGTTCAACACCTCGGAAGAGGACCTGCTGGCGCTCGGCGCGACCGACCCCATCATGGCGAAGATCGTCATCGCGATCGCCTGTGTGGTCATGGGTGCCACGACGTTCCTGACCATGCGTCAGAGCATCAAGCGCAGCATCGCGCAGCAGCCCGACAACCCGATGATGCAGACCCAGAAGATCATGATGTACATGGCGCCCGCGTTCGGGCTCTTCGGTCTCATGATGCCGATCGGTGTGCTCGTCTACTGGGTCACGTCCAACGTCTGGACGATGGTGCAGCAGCACTACCTCTACCGGAACCAGCCGCTTCCCGGTGAGGCCGCCGACTCCGACAAGGGCAGCGCCAAGGGCTCCAACAAAGGCATGCTCGGCCGGAAGAAGGCGCCCGAACCCGCGCCGGAACCGAAGGAACAGCCTAAGATCGAACGCAAGCAGCCGAAGAAGCAGACGCGTTCCAAACGCAGCGGTGGGTCCAAGTAGGGCCTCCCTGTTTCGTGTCGGCCGCGGTGACTTTCGAGTGCGCAGGCGACAATGCCCCTGAGGCGTACGACGGCCAGGGACTGACGGATTGAGGAGACGGGATCGCTGTGGGAAGTAGCGAGGAAGAGAGCGGTGGAGTAGCGGTGGCTGAGGCACCTGAGGCCGGAATCGATGTCGACGCCCTGGAGAACGAGGGTGACATCGCCGCGGACTACATCGAGGGTCTCCTCGACATCGCGGACTTCGACGGCGACATCGACATGGACGTCGAGGGCGACCGCGCGATGGTCTCCGTCGTCGGCGCCACCCTGGACGAGCTGATCGGTGACGACGGTGAGGTTCTGGAGGCCCTCCAGGAGTTGACCCGTCTGGCCGTGCACCGGGCCACCGGTGAGCGCAGCCGCCTGATGCTGGACATCGGCGGTTACCGCGAGGGTCGCCGCAAGGTGCTCTTCCAGATCGGTGCCGAGGCCGCGAACAGGGTCAAGGAGACCGGCGACATCCACCCGCTGGAGCCGATGACCCCGTTCGAGCGCAAGGTCGTGCACGACGCCGTGGCCGCGGCCGGTCTGCGCAGCGAGTCAGAGGGCGAGGAGCCCAACCGCTACGTGGTGGTCCACCCCGCCGACTAGCGGAACAAGGTCAGACTCAAGGGGCGGTGTTTCACGTGAAACGCCGCCCCTTCGTCATGGTGTGCCCAGCATGGGCAGTTGCTTGGAGGTGGAAGTCCTCTAGAGGAAGCGGCAGTGCTAACTCTGAGCCGGAGGCAACGGCGTCACCGCGAGGTGGGGTCGGGAGGAAGCCCGAGGCGAAACCCTGCACTGAGGAACACGAACCGCATACAAGGCAGTCCGGTCGGGGTGAGCCAGCCATGGATGGCGAAGCCCGTCACTGCCAAGACGGCCGGGGTGTAGATGCGGCAGGCGTAGGGGGAAAGTAGCTGTTCTTACCTGGGGAGGTCTGTCCGGGTGTCGGTTGTGCTGAGTATGTCGCCGCGCCGACGGCCGCGACCGCAAGGGAGCGGCTGACCGGGCAGAAGTCAGCAGAGGTCGTAGTACCAGCCGGGATCGCTCGTGGGCTGGGAAGGGCCGAACGTCAAATGGGACAGAGGAACCGGTGCCGCTCGTGCTGGTCACACAGATCGCAGCCACCCCGCCGAAGGCGGGCCTGCGGTGGGAGGGGACGGTGCATTTCCGTTGAGTACCGCCGTAGAGCGTAGTGACCTGTCGGCGCGGCCTGGAGACGATGTCCACCACGGCCAGGGGGATCTGTGGCAGCGAATGCTGTCCAGCGCGAACCTGGCCGCGGCGCTCGAACGGGTCGAGACCAACCGGGGTGCCCCGGGTGTGGATGGAGTCACTACCGCTGATCTGCGGGGATGGCTGCGCGAGCACTGGGAGGGCGTTCGGGAAGAACTCGACGCGGGGAGATACCGGCCCTCGCCGGTCCGCCGGGTGATGATCCCCAAGCCCGGGGGCGGCGAGCGGATGCTGGGTGTTCCCACGGTGCTGGACCGTTTGATCCAGCAGGCCATCGCGCAGGTCCTCACCCCGATCTTCGACCCGGAGTTCTCCGGGTCTTCGTTCGGGTTCCGTCCCGGCCGGTCCGCCCATCAGGCGGTGCGGGTCGCGCGGCGGGCTATTGAGGACGGCCACCGATGGGTCGTGGACATCGACCTGGACCGGTTCTTCGACCGGGTCCAGCACGATGTGTTGATGGCCCGGGTGGCGCGCAGGGTTGACGACCGCAGGGTGCTGCGACTGATCCGGTCCTTTCTGGAAGCCGGGATCATGGCGGACGGGGTCAAGATGCCGAGCGCGCAGGGGACCCCGCAGGGGTCTCCGCTTTCGCCGGTCCTGTCCAACATCATGCTCGACGACCTGGATCGGGAGCTGTGGCGTCGCGGTCACCGGTTCGTGCGCTACGCCGATGACATCCGTGTCTTCACGCGTAGCAGGCGGGCCGCTCACAGGGTGCTCGACTCGATCACGGTCGTGGTCGAGCAGCGGTTGAAGCTGAAGGTGAACCGGGAGAAGTCGAAGGTGGTTCCGGCATCCGTCGCGACGTTGCTGGGGTTCGGTTTCTACTTCACCCGGGCCGGGGTGCGTATCCGGGTCGATCCCAAGGCGCTCAGGCGCTGGAAGGTGCGGATCCGGGAGCTGACCTCGCGCCGGTGGTCGGTTGCGATGGAGTATCGCATCGGCCGGTTGAACCGGTTCATCGTCGGGTGGATGGGTTACTTCCGGCTCGCGGACACCCCCAGGGTGTTCCAGGGGTTGGATGAATGGCTCCGCCGCAGGATGCGGCAGGTCCGTTGGAAGGAATGGAAGCGGGCCAGGACCCGCCGCCGGATGTTGCGCTCGCTCGGTATCTCGGATCGTGTGGCCCGGGACTGGGCGATCAGCAGCAAGGGGTACTGGCGGATCGGTGGCTCGGTCGTCCTTCAGCAGGCGCTGCCCAACTCCTACTGGGAGGGCTTTGGTCTGCGGATGCTCAAGCCGACCTGGCAGCGGTTGAGATCAGTTTGACGAACCGCCGGATGCGGGCCCGCATGTCCGGTGGTGTGGGGGGAGGGCCGGGCGACCCGGCCCTCCTACCCGATCCCGGGGGAGAAGCAGGCCCGCTGGGCCAGGGGCGATCCGACGGGAACGGAGCGAGGGCGCTGCCTGAGGGAAGGCCTGCCGGTGCCGACATGGCCCGGATACGCGGGGCGCACCACGGGCGCGGGAGGTGTTTCACGTGAAACCCGGGGGCGGCCCCCGCGTAGGATCATCTCCGGGGCCTTCCCGACACGAGTCGTGCCGCCCTCGGGACTCCCGGGGTGACGCCGCGAGTGGAGCCGCGCGCCATGCGATCCGTGCGGGGAAGGAACCAAACCCCATGCGCGCGACGACCGCGATCCGCCGCGCGCTTCCCGTGTCGGTCGGCCGATGTCCCCTTGTGGACAGGTCGACATGGCGACCCAACGGTTCATGGAAGTGACGATGGACGAGTTCCGACAGGTGGTGACCGATGACCTCGGGCACTGAGGAGCCCGGCGCTACGCTCCCCGCGCCGCCCCCGCAGGCGGCGGCGGTCTTCGGAGACACCCTGCCCGTGGCGACGCGCTATGCCGAACTCCTCGCTGACGACGGGGTGCGTCGCGGGCTGATCGGCCCGC
This DNA window, taken from Nocardiopsis exhalans, encodes the following:
- a CDS encoding protein jag codes for the protein MAEAPEAGIDVDALENEGDIAADYIEGLLDIADFDGDIDMDVEGDRAMVSVVGATLDELIGDDGEVLEALQELTRLAVHRATGERSRLMLDIGGYREGRRKVLFQIGAEAANRVKETGDIHPLEPMTPFERKVVHDAVAAAGLRSESEGEEPNRYVVVHPAD
- the rpmH gene encoding 50S ribosomal protein L34, with amino-acid sequence MSKRTFQPNNRRRAKVHGFRLRMRTRAGRAIIASRRRKGRAALTVSH
- the yidD gene encoding membrane protein insertion efficiency factor YidD, encoding MTEHRPTAFARLLILPIRGYQRFISPLFPPVCRFYPSCSAYGVEALRVHGGPRGLWLTVRRIARCHPFHPGGLDPVPPPKGRRNEESEESADGTGHTGAASGDQ
- the dnaN gene encoding DNA polymerase III subunit beta, producing MKFRVERDVLADAVAWTARTLPTRPSVPVLAGILLDAGETDGRQRLRLSGFDYEVSAQVAVDIETEEAGQTLVSGRLLAEITRNLPPQTVEISTDGPKVVVSCGSAKFTLNTMPVEDYPSLPEMPGVSGTIGSDVFAAAVSQVAVAAGRDDTLPMLTGVRVEIEGETITLASTDRYRLAVRELSWKPENPELSAVALVPAKTLHDTAKTLTSGAEVSIALSGSDSGEGMLGFEGGGRRTTTRLLDGEFPKYRALLPDTFNTVAEVSRSEFIEAVKRVSLVAERNTPLRLAFSQGALVLEAGTGEDAQAVETLEAELDGEDIQIAFNSGFLLDGLGAIGTDVARLHFTTSTKPAILTGKPAEEGSSPEYRYLIMPVRLSG
- the dnaA gene encoding chromosomal replication initiator protein DnaA; the protein is MGSVDPRVPTRPIHAVQPPPSPHRFQSAPNRSAPKGQQPWQVTLADAQVNLAMVWSSVLDGIDNDSLPAHQRAWLPQTRPLGLIEDTALIAAPNEFTKKVLETRLYPAISKALSAHLGREIRVAVTVDPTAVPTPPPTPAPYGVSRDTGTNTSLSTPGAPRPEQPAGHEPAPRETPAHEPRGQHARPADPPHAETPYPAQAPHPSEALGAHPGHARAQEAQADLLGPASQQPEPQSAAARSSAPAPQEVQQPAPRQAASRQHQEPRYAEPGGWAPADQEQLPQSHSPAPRAPVTQHTAAPAPAAQPQGGQEGQPSWSASPGWEQSTQEQLWQQQSWGDPSWDQPNRWETPAAQAPAPEPAPAEAAAPGGPEEPQVAEPVEDAPAPAPVKEEGARNSAPVSPSPSSPPGRSPEIPPGEHARLNPKYTFDTFVIGSSNRFAHAASVAAAEAPAKAYNPLFIHGGSGLGKTHLLHAIGHYTHRLYEGSRVRYVSSEEFTNEFINSIRDGKADGFRRRYRDIDVLLVDDIQFLENKEQTQEEFFHTFNTLHNSDKQIVISSDRPPKQLTTLEDRMRSRFEWGLLTDVQPPELETRIAILRKKAAQEGLAAPPEVLEFIASKISTNIRELEGALIRVTAFASLNRQSVDLDLTGQVLRDLVPNAEVPEVTASAIMSQTAAYFGLSLEDLCGTSRSRVLVTARQIAMYLCRELTDLSLPKIGQQFGRDHTTVMHADRKVRALMAERRSIYNQVHELTSRIKDQPSLT
- the rnpA gene encoding ribonuclease P protein component encodes the protein MLSPENRMRRSAEFGTVMRSGRRASRDALGVVYLAPRQPADSSTDTDAPAPPRVGFVVSKAVGGAVVRKRVQRRLRHVVRARLADLPNGSLLVVRAKPSAASLRQEELAVQLDSAIAAAQRPRGAAKRRRGRGGPRPEPVESAKSEADGDRRPQEGGERWTQQ
- the yidC gene encoding membrane protein insertase YidC: MLDWLYNIIGHVLVWIHSGLTFVGLNPDSGWAWGLSIVLLTCLMRLLMVPLFVKQMNTQRKMQEVQPKIMKLRERYKHDKERLQKESMKLYQESGTNPIMGCLPLLLQMPVFFALFSVLRSVAEGHARYGFTEELANNAREAMIFAAPIAAQFNTSEEDLLALGATDPIMAKIVIAIACVVMGATTFLTMRQSIKRSIAQQPDNPMMQTQKIMMYMAPAFGLFGLMMPIGVLVYWVTSNVWTMVQQHYLYRNQPLPGEAADSDKGSAKGSNKGMLGRKKAPEPAPEPKEQPKIERKQPKKQTRSKRSGGSK
- the ltrA gene encoding group II intron reverse transcriptase/maturase, yielding MSTAVERSDLSARPGDDVHHGQGDLWQRMLSSANLAAALERVETNRGAPGVDGVTTADLRGWLREHWEGVREELDAGRYRPSPVRRVMIPKPGGGERMLGVPTVLDRLIQQAIAQVLTPIFDPEFSGSSFGFRPGRSAHQAVRVARRAIEDGHRWVVDIDLDRFFDRVQHDVLMARVARRVDDRRVLRLIRSFLEAGIMADGVKMPSAQGTPQGSPLSPVLSNIMLDDLDRELWRRGHRFVRYADDIRVFTRSRRAAHRVLDSITVVVEQRLKLKVNREKSKVVPASVATLLGFGFYFTRAGVRIRVDPKALRRWKVRIRELTSRRWSVAMEYRIGRLNRFIVGWMGYFRLADTPRVFQGLDEWLRRRMRQVRWKEWKRARTRRRMLRSLGISDRVARDWAISSKGYWRIGGSVVLQQALPNSYWEGFGLRMLKPTWQRLRSV